In the genome of Impatiens glandulifera chromosome 6, dImpGla2.1, whole genome shotgun sequence, the window CCTCCTTGCTGATTCTCTCTTCCTCCATCCTCGCCTCTTTCAACCGTTTTTCTTGCTCTTTCAAGGAAAACGTGCTGAAATCGGATAATATCTCTCGATTTTCGTTCTTCTCGTTGAATTGGTTTATTTTGTGGCTTTCTTTTGGTTTTTCGGAGAAAAAACAGAAGCAACAAACATTTCTTCTTGAAGGAGAGCTTGAAGCCATTTCAACAAAAACTcatgaaaagaagaaataaagcAAGTGGTTTTAAATCTTTGAAAAGTTATTTTGGCATGATTTAATTAGTCTAAGTTGGGCCCCATAATTTATtgacttatttatttgatgatctgtatttgtaataatttttattataatgaaaGTGATAGATAAGAAAATGGTcagaaaacaacaacaaaaatttaaattagtttaaattatgtttagATAATAAATCATGTCATTTGaaggatatattttttttaatctatcaTTTTCTGCAATCTTCACATAAGGATGGACTAATAAAATTGGTTTCTCTTCTACAAAgatgaaaattatttaattttttaaaaatcaactaatatatacatttatatttatatcttcatatttaaatagttatatatatatatatatatatatatatatatatatatatatatatatatatatatatatacaaagttTCATTTTTTCCTCACACATtactttcattattatttttatgtcacACACATTAAAGAAAGTATATTTAACTTTTAGgcaaattttatataaatccaTAATTTCTAAGGTGGTTTTCTTCTCTTGGCTTAATTTGATCTATGTCATATTTCGACTCTAAATAAGGATGATAATCTGTTTTCCCGAATCAAACCGTCTCATTGTCATCCATAATGGGGTCTCGTTAATTTCCGCAATTGCTGACTTGTTTGTGAAGTATTGGTAAAGCAtccattaatttattttgaaaatgtgagaTTCATCTTTTAACTTATGCATTAAGGGGCACTGAAAAAATGGGGTGCCTTAAAGTGGACAAAAGaattgttcttatttttaaatttagtagttataatttatattactttaaataaatataataaatttgtataattttaacaaaaagtTAAAAAGTTTGTTAACacataataatttatgaatCAAAACTAGTTAGtgctatatttttatatttttttggattttaggtGCTTTTTGGGAGGGGTTCTTAGGTGACCATTTAACTGACCTTATCCTAAGACCGACCTGAGCGTACGAGACCTCGTCGACGAAAAACCCTACTATCGATTTCGAAGGATATGTAAGTTTATCATCGCCGCCTCCTCCGATGTCAACTAGTATgtgaataaaagaaatattgaaatttaaattttaaatacaaaatgtcattttaataatttcttttaaacaaatcttaaataatttattttttaaaataaaatcataaaatacaCAAGATAAACTAGCTCTAGATAGAATATTTCAGTCCATAACGCGAATGTAAGACATATTTCTCATGATCGAGGACTTCGCCAATCCATTGTTTATCTCCGGTTTGTGACGAAAATTATAaggtcaattttttttcttaattttttattttttcgattTATTTCTCttcgataaaatatttatttctattttttcgaTCTATTTCACCATTggatgaaatatttatttagttttccATAATTATTCAAGCCCAATCCCAAAATATCTTTAACCCCCAACTATTTTTAAGCCCACGCTAATTTCATATCCTAATTGTAGTGTTGGTCAACATTGATTGGGgaaaaaatcaatataacaaTTAAAAGTTCTCccttttcaagaaaataatCCAAAACATGGTGAATATTACTAATTATTCAATATGGACATTAATTTAGATGTAAAACCAATTATTTACTTGGCTAAAATTCCATCCAGATTCagtatataatttcttaaaatctTAAACATTAATGGTGGCTTAACTAATTagtcaaaattaaaatagaatctTTAAAATTCAAGATTTCACCTCCATATATAGTtgtcaaaacaaaattttatttttaaattatatatatttgaaagctATTTTAGAAATAAAGTTATTGATTTAGATTATTATGTCAatacaaagaaaaaatatatttaacacggAATCTTTCCTAGTATTATTTgtcataattttcaaaattaaattaacatatatataattgtgttattctcatcatcaaaattcacTCAAACACATTCACATGCTTTCTTTCATGGCAACAAAAATGAATATCAAATCAATCTCTTCACCTCTTTCGGTTACAATATTAGTTCTATTAACCATCCTTCCATTTTTTTCGACCGCGAGTGAAGAAATCACGTTCGATCTCATCCACCGTGACTCTCCACTCTCCCCGTTTTACGATCCTTCTTCTACATATCACGACAACCGAATAGCCTCCTTTAATCGCTCACAATTGCGACGTCAAATGTTCACCAATAATAACACACCATTTCCTCTCAAAAGATCCGTCCGGTCTCATCTCATTAGTTACGCGTTTGAGTTCCTTATGAAGGTCAATGTGGGAACGCCACCCGTCACCCTTTTCCTTATAGCCGACACCGGTAGTGACCTTACTTGGGTAAAATCCTTGCCTTGTACCAAATGTTCCACTAAAGGTCGTTATGTTACTTATAACCCTAAAATATCCGGTTCATATCGACCGGTTAGTTGCAAGTCTTCGGCTTGTTTGTCTAGCTATGCAGGCGGACGGATTACTTGTGGAACAAACAACTCTTGCCCTTTTGAACTTTTGTATGGAGATTCATCTCAAAGTGCAGGAGAACTCGGTTTTGAGACAATGGGACTCGGATCAAGTGTTTTACGCAATATCATTTTCGGTTTAGCGCACACACTCAATGGACTTTTTCCGGGGTCAGGGATAGTTGGACTCGGAGCCGGCCCACTCTCTTTAGTCAGGCAAATGGGAAACTCGATCGGGGCTAAGTTCTCTTATTGCTTAGGAAACGCGAATAGTATAGGAAAGATCAGCTTCGGGGATAAATCAATCCCAACGGGTCCTAATGTTGTTACAACCCCAATGGTGTTTGTAGAACCGGACACATATTACTATCTCACCATAAATTCATTCACTATCGGCACAAATGGGAAAAAGATCCAATACGGTGTGGATGGAGTAAAAGGTAACATCATAATCGATTCAGGTACAACCTTAACCAACTTGCCAAGTAAATATTgcgatgaaataaataaatcttatatgGAACAAATTAAGGCGGAGAAAGTTAAGGATCCAACAGGAACATTGGACTTTTGTTATAAGACTAACAATGTCGATACATTCCCACCTATGACTATCCACTTAGATGGAGGTGTCGAGTTGGTGGTACCGCCGACAAACATGTTTGTCGCTATTGTTGAAGGCGTGTGGTGCCTAACGATACTTCCTATTGAGGAAGGTGGCGTTAGCGTTTATGGAAATCTATGGCAAGAAACTATGGTTGTTGGTTATGATCTTGTGAAGAAACAAATGCATTTCAAGCCAGGAGGATGTCCTAAGTATTAGTATTGCTTGAATGGACTAtgtttttagttatatttattaagggaattataataaaaatgtttctttttgtaatatatttttaaagtttactTTACAAGATTATATGTTGTTTTTTAAACAAGGTTGTTagttaataaactaaaataaaaattatatattttttttctgtaTATTATATCCTAAAAGAATTGGTTGTTGTTTTACTCAAAAAAGCAATTAATACCCATGGTCTTAATATAATCATATTAGATTTTTGGCAAGTTGAGTTAATACATTGTCTTTCCATTATTGGATGGATTTCAATACtcataaataatatcataattctTTTCGTTGTTGTTTCACCCCGACATTCAACGCCCATAGGattctatatttttttgttggttTAATTATCAGTCAACACATTGTCATTTTGTAACTTTATGGATTTCAACACTTACGAGTAATCTCGAAAATTTTCAATTGTTGCATGTTTCATTCTTACCGTTCATgggattttatattattagttggTTTATCAGTCAACATACTGTCATTCTGTAATTTCATTCTGTAATTTGATGAATTTCAACACTTAcgagtttatcaaatttgaaaaacataacaTCATTTCATAATTGCGGTTTCAATCTCAAATTGTCCAaatttttttcatctttaattTGAGAAGTGaggttagaatataaaataaaatatatataagatattattctaatatattatattgtgctaattaatatatatattaattcctTATACTTATACACTATATTTGTTTGGGGTATAATACTGTAGATAAAGTATAAATATacctataataaataaatatacctATAGTAAATTATAGTTATTGTTTGGTGGAAATTGAgtacaaattataattagaaGAGGGTATAAGACAGTGCCTACTCTTACCGGGTACAAGagcatataaaattttataaaatttaatattcctattttatcctttactcttataaaattatttatattttatttcattttgtattatatttaaaatataataataaactataattaaatattaatttatatttaacaaattttaatttaaataataatattaataaataaataattataccaTTATAATCTcagtattattttataaaattattattattaatattttaatttataaaaaaaatattttttttaaatatacaaatatttataataataataataatattttaaatataattattaaatattaattaatatatataagttttatttatataactatataagttaaattataaaaaattatatataaaacatataaacagtatgtaataatattatttataaaaataaatttatattataatgaaatattatttttattaatttcaatataattaataattaaatatatttaagatatattaaaataataattaaaaataatttatataaatataaaggtaaaatagtcttttacacTTTTTACTACTTTCTTATACTACCAAcctaaacaaaaattaataaaatttatataatttatatagatgGTATATTCCCAACCAAACAttaataacctatataatttatacattttaataccTCCTTACATTTTATACCCATTACAACTTATACTTATATAACTAGTACCGTTTACCAACCACCACCATAATGTAATGTTGATCTATTATATCCGGTAGATTAAATCATTTGCGATTTGAATTTAATCGATACAACGTTTGGACAATTCAAAATGGTTTAATATTCATCCCTAATGTAAACACAacaacatgaaaaaaaaatacatataaaataaatgtaaaaaacaactaaataaaatcaaatttgaaatttCATAATTGATTATagacaatttaaaaaatcttcaaTAAATGTTTGTTATAAaacaattgattaaaataatccATGAAATTATTCAacattcaaaaaattattataatccaTGAAATCACCAAAATAAAATCTTCTCGATTCATATAATATGCATTTGATTACTTTACTTTATTTCGATTAATGTAATCTGAATTTTATACTGCATGAATTTgctttattttacaaaataattatgtcTATATACATGTTTTTATTGTTGGGTTACAAAATATTAACGTGGAAGCATATTATTTGAGatgaataattatgttttttttttaattcaatagaACACATGAACAAGTGAAGTACGGGTGGCATGtgattaaagtttaattaaagttagtatttttatgcATGTGATTTGTAAAGTAAAAAGGACCAAATTCCATGTTATAAGGTTTAGATATTTATATGTATGCATAATATTCCAATTGATCTCCACATAAAATTAAGTTAGCCATGAAATCCAACATGAACacttgtttttttagtattCATTTACTTCTTTTGATACTGATCATCCAAACCCAAGCTTCAAAACTTTCCTTTTCTAAGAGCAACGTCGACAAAAACCACACTTTCTCTAAGGATCGAGTGTATATCATCAGCAACGTGTCAAATGTTCTAATACCCTTGAAATTCAGATGTCGATCCAAAGATGATGACTTAGGCCTCCAAACATTGAATAAAGGCCAAGAATTCAGTTGGAGTTTCCATAGTAATCTTTCTCTCAACACACTATACTTTTGCCATTTTTACTGGAATTTAAAAGAATCGAGATTTGTGGTTAACGATCGTAAGATGAGGTATCATTATTGTTCAAATAAACTTGCCAATGACAAGTGTTTTTTGTTGGTTGATGATCATGGATTCTATGTAAGTAAGGACAATAgtaattatgttaaatataagGATTGGTAATCATgcatgttcattgaagatatCACCCATAAAACTATATTGTTACTCATATAATGGAAAGCATATTTTTTGGAATGTAAGATTGTCTTAGCATATCctattttgatatttgtttcatttttgtttgaaatgatgaaACGCGTCGAGTATGGGTTGAACTCGCAACATTTAACTTGAAAAGAGACTCTATAATCACTGAGTTACATCAAGTTGTCACTAATTGCATGTTTATATacaacaacttttaaaatttgaacttattaaGTAATAAACATGACTACATAAACTCAACATTTGGCAATATATATGTTTACTTATTTTCAATAAAGAAATATAGTTAATAAATGGATGGAAACTACTCTAAAAAAATTGAcacattataattaataaaaaaaacaattgtttAAACACAACAACAAGTATGACGAAAgtaaaaagatatttaaaaaatacgcGACAAAAAAGTACcgaataaaatcaattttgaaattCTGTAATTGATCTATAACATTTCAAAAACTATTGTAATCCATGAAATTCCCAAATTACAATCCCTTGTCAATTTGATAATATTACTTTCatgtaatataaattttatactatGAATtcttggttttattttatttaatgtaataattaTCACTTTTTTCTTATTCATATTTAGAATTAGGTAATGTACATGTTTTATTGTTACATTAATATACATGAA includes:
- the LOC124943004 gene encoding aspartic proteinase CDR1-like yields the protein MNIKSISSPLSVTILVLLTILPFFSTASEEITFDLIHRDSPLSPFYDPSSTYHDNRIASFNRSQLRRQMFTNNNTPFPLKRSVRSHLISYAFEFLMKVNVGTPPVTLFLIADTGSDLTWVKSLPCTKCSTKGRYVTYNPKISGSYRPVSCKSSACLSSYAGGRITCGTNNSCPFELLYGDSSQSAGELGFETMGLGSSVLRNIIFGLAHTLNGLFPGSGIVGLGAGPLSLVRQMGNSIGAKFSYCLGNANSIGKISFGDKSIPTGPNVVTTPMVFVEPDTYYYLTINSFTIGTNGKKIQYGVDGVKGNIIIDSGTTLTNLPSKYCDEINKSYMEQIKAEKVKDPTGTLDFCYKTNNVDTFPPMTIHLDGGVELVVPPTNMFVAIVEGVWCLTILPIEEGGVSVYGNLWQETMVVGYDLVKKQMHFKPGGCPKY